A portion of the Acidobacteriaceae bacterium genome contains these proteins:
- a CDS encoding PcfJ domain-containing protein yields the protein MLWPERPVQDHKLRTDRAIHRAYAQLACDPSASATFRELLHHARTRAPRLFEAPIVDSRHIGVEALVNLSLTRSPHVRSPADWSGTASSWRVAVASLARHLFGQYPVPQFLASAWYSTAANAPDLRRWFLEHSCGVSFRSLNLPIAMTRMMEHIFLASQHHLTIEHALRRAELLGLGASPALTQAVMATHLAHDLRNGDFWRTVLVFFVNHSNELDLQQVGPIIDYIQAVRFPPDTPGLVNFGAIQPAFSIKGRSVPSLLRLVNEWHKNLGHSTGSFSWTPAPFKPMLVIEPPRDESEQPRRWQLSELTSQEQLRREGSAMRHCVASYAYACLRGGSSIWALRLWREEHVQHVITIEVDPKRRKIIQARGKANARPTAKPMQLLHEWAQRERLEVAI from the coding sequence ATGCTTTGGCCTGAACGCCCCGTTCAGGATCACAAACTGCGCACCGATCGCGCGATCCATCGCGCCTACGCACAACTCGCCTGTGATCCCTCTGCATCTGCAACCTTCCGCGAGCTTCTTCACCACGCTCGCACCCGCGCGCCCCGACTCTTCGAAGCGCCCATCGTCGACTCGCGCCACATAGGCGTCGAAGCCCTCGTCAACCTATCCCTGACGCGATCACCGCACGTCCGCTCTCCCGCCGACTGGAGCGGCACTGCATCTTCGTGGCGCGTTGCCGTCGCATCACTCGCGCGCCATCTGTTCGGCCAGTATCCCGTCCCCCAATTTCTCGCCTCGGCTTGGTACTCCACTGCGGCGAATGCCCCCGACCTCCGCCGCTGGTTCCTCGAACACTCTTGCGGCGTCAGCTTCCGCTCGCTCAATCTGCCAATCGCCATGACGCGCATGATGGAGCACATCTTCCTCGCCTCACAACATCACCTCACCATCGAGCATGCGCTTCGCCGCGCCGAACTCCTCGGCCTCGGCGCATCTCCAGCACTCACGCAAGCAGTCATGGCAACGCACCTCGCTCACGATCTGCGCAACGGCGATTTCTGGCGCACCGTTCTCGTCTTCTTCGTCAACCACTCCAACGAACTCGATCTACAACAAGTCGGCCCCATCATTGACTACATTCAAGCCGTGCGCTTCCCACCCGACACGCCCGGCTTAGTCAACTTTGGCGCCATTCAACCAGCCTTCTCCATCAAAGGCCGTTCCGTGCCATCACTACTGCGCCTCGTGAACGAGTGGCATAAAAACCTAGGTCACAGCACAGGCTCGTTCTCGTGGACACCAGCCCCCTTCAAGCCAATGCTTGTCATAGAGCCACCACGCGACGAATCAGAACAGCCACGCCGCTGGCAACTTTCTGAACTCACGAGTCAGGAACAACTACGCCGCGAAGGAAGCGCCATGCGTCACTGCGTTGCCAGCTACGCATACGCCTGCCTGCGCGGCGGTTCCAGCATTTGGGCACTTCGCCTCTGGCGCGAAGAACACGTGCAACACGTCATCACCATCGAGGTAGACCCGAAACGCCGCAAAATCATCCAAGCCCGCGGCAAGGCTAACGCTCGCCCCACAGCCAAACCCATGCAGCTTCTCCACGAATGGGCACAGCGCGAAAGATTGGAGGTGGCAATCTAA
- a CDS encoding FAD-dependent thymidylate synthase, translating into MPDPELVAPAAPASENSTDVYAIYGAEPEVLAYAMAKYSRSALTMRESLAEISSQRAEQFLNTFYFQYGHRSIADLAHLPFAIERLSMLAAIALVDESRWDGQERSTRYQDFRRSGWYTPPLEGEHRTAYTAAMGSLFKSYDDLSLGMLEALKRVVPRPEEMREEAYVRTLKARAFDVARYLLPLATNTSLGQIVNARTLETQVSRLLSSRLTEVRELGEKLRSAASEPAWNVQRDKLEQMAGEGVVPQEATREILQDLMPSVRVAPTLVKYAEPNQYQMESRRELRQAAKELMGDQPIYGAPLVDLLDDDEAMEVEIATSLLYPYCHYSYRQIRGTVGAMGELRRNEIIKLAARHRGQHDELLRGFQSGDGFRFDILMDIGGFRDMHRHRRCVQLIQDFSDLHGYEEPTCPGQPTLEEAGLAEAYHGAMQAAHLAYREALTSDSADAEANAAYLLPMGTRCRAMFKMDFAEALYISELRSGVAGHYSYRRVAWEMYRAVARRHPALGELFRIQDVTEPVDLLKR; encoded by the coding sequence ATGCCCGACCCAGAACTCGTCGCCCCTGCCGCCCCTGCCTCTGAAAACTCCACCGATGTTTACGCCATTTATGGTGCTGAACCCGAAGTGCTTGCGTACGCCATGGCGAAGTATTCGCGCTCGGCGCTGACGATGCGCGAGTCGCTGGCGGAGATAAGCTCGCAACGTGCAGAGCAGTTTCTGAACACCTTCTACTTTCAGTACGGCCATCGCTCGATTGCTGATCTGGCGCACCTGCCGTTTGCGATTGAGCGGTTGTCGATGCTGGCGGCGATTGCGCTGGTGGATGAGTCGCGCTGGGATGGTCAGGAGCGGTCGACGCGGTACCAGGACTTCCGGCGCTCGGGTTGGTACACGCCTCCGCTCGAGGGCGAGCACCGCACGGCGTATACGGCGGCGATGGGCTCGTTGTTCAAGAGCTATGACGACCTCAGCCTGGGGATGCTGGAGGCGCTGAAGCGCGTGGTTCCGCGGCCGGAGGAGATGCGCGAGGAGGCGTACGTGCGTACGTTGAAGGCGCGGGCGTTTGACGTGGCGCGGTATCTGCTGCCGCTGGCGACGAACACGTCGCTGGGGCAGATTGTGAACGCGCGCACGCTGGAGACGCAGGTTTCCCGACTGCTTTCGAGCCGTTTGACGGAGGTTCGCGAGTTGGGGGAGAAGCTGCGTTCGGCGGCCAGCGAGCCTGCCTGGAACGTGCAGCGCGACAAGCTGGAGCAGATGGCGGGCGAGGGCGTTGTGCCGCAGGAAGCGACGCGCGAAATTCTGCAGGACCTGATGCCGTCGGTGCGGGTTGCTCCGACGCTGGTGAAGTATGCGGAGCCGAACCAGTACCAGATGGAGTCGCGGCGTGAGTTGCGGCAGGCGGCGAAGGAGTTGATGGGCGATCAGCCGATCTACGGCGCGCCGCTGGTGGATCTGCTGGACGACGATGAGGCGATGGAAGTCGAGATTGCGACCTCGCTGCTGTACCCGTACTGCCACTACTCGTACCGCCAGATTCGCGGAACGGTGGGCGCGATGGGTGAGTTGCGGCGGAACGAGATTATCAAGCTAGCGGCACGGCATCGCGGCCAGCACGATGAGCTGTTGCGTGGCTTCCAGTCGGGTGATGGCTTCCGTTTCGACATCTTGATGGATATTGGCGGCTTCCGCGATATGCACCGGCATCGCCGGTGTGTGCAGTTGATCCAGGACTTCAGCGATCTGCACGGATATGAGGAGCCGACGTGTCCGGGGCAGCCGACGCTGGAAGAAGCCGGGCTTGCTGAGGCGTATCACGGAGCGATGCAGGCTGCGCACCTGGCGTACCGCGAGGCGTTGACGAGTGATTCGGCCGACGCCGAGGCGAATGCAGCGTATCTGCTGCCGATGGGTACGCGCTGTCGGGCGATGTTCAAGATGGACTTTGCCGAGGCGCTGTATATCTCGGAACTGCGGTCGGGGGTGGCGGGGCACTATAGCTACCGGCGCGTAGCGTGGGAGATGTATCGGGCGGTGGCTCGCAGGCACCCGGCTCTGGGTGAGCTGTTTCGGATTCAGGATGTGACGGAGCCGGTGGATTTGCTGAAGCGATAA
- a CDS encoding SDR family NAD(P)-dependent oxidoreductase codes for MSEKKRSALGTAVVTGASSGLGKVYADRLASRGYDLLLVARRGDRLRAIATELEAKFAVSVETLVADLSDTAGIDAAVAKLAVDASITMLVNNAGTSNVLPLAQADAATLAKMITLNVTSLTLLTQAVLPGFLARNAGTIINIGSVVSFAGYAWVPVYGGTKAYVMNFTQALKQQIAESAVRLQYVAPSGTESEIWDGMGVPKEALGELPPLMGTEECVDAALAGLDAGEFLTAPSVHDAALVSAFEEASMQLLVASQQSSAAERYGLKK; via the coding sequence ATGAGCGAGAAGAAGCGTAGTGCGTTGGGTACGGCGGTAGTGACGGGAGCGTCGTCAGGATTGGGCAAAGTGTATGCGGACCGATTGGCTTCGCGCGGATATGATCTGCTGTTGGTCGCGCGTCGCGGCGACCGTTTGCGGGCGATTGCTACTGAGCTGGAAGCGAAGTTCGCTGTGAGTGTAGAGACGCTTGTGGCGGATTTGAGCGATACCGCAGGGATTGATGCGGCTGTGGCGAAGCTTGCTGTTGATGCGTCGATCACGATGCTGGTGAATAACGCAGGCACGTCGAATGTTCTGCCGTTGGCTCAAGCGGACGCTGCAACGCTGGCGAAGATGATCACCCTGAATGTGACTTCGCTGACGTTGCTGACGCAGGCTGTGTTGCCGGGCTTCTTGGCGCGCAATGCGGGCACGATCATCAACATCGGTTCGGTGGTGAGCTTTGCAGGGTATGCGTGGGTGCCGGTGTACGGCGGCACGAAGGCTTACGTGATGAACTTCACGCAGGCGCTGAAACAGCAGATCGCCGAGAGCGCTGTGCGACTGCAGTATGTGGCACCGTCGGGTACGGAGTCGGAAATTTGGGATGGCATGGGTGTGCCGAAGGAAGCGTTGGGAGAGCTGCCTCCGCTGATGGGCACCGAAGAGTGCGTGGATGCGGCGCTCGCAGGGTTGGATGCGGGCGAGTTTTTGACCGCGCCGAGTGTGCATGATGCGGCGCTGGTGAGCGCGTTTGAAGAGGCTTCGATGCAGCTGCTCGTGGCTTCGCAGCAAAGCAGCGCGGCCGAGCGGTACGGCCTGAAGAAGTAA
- the fabG gene encoding 3-oxoacyl-[acyl-carrier-protein] reductase, with translation MSTLTGKIALVTGASQGIGRAIALELAAQGATVALAARSAEKLEAVAAEIAAAGGTARAYSLDVASEDSIKTTAKQIIADLGTVHILVNNAGITKDGLALRMKLADFNDVLNTNLTGAFLLTQAVISSMMKNRWGRIINITSVVGETGAAGQVNYSASKAGMIGMTKSFAREFASRGITVNAVAPGFIETPMTHVLTDDQKSGILSQIPLARYGADSDIAAAVTFLASDNAGYITGHTLDVNGGMYMG, from the coding sequence ATGAGCACCCTCACCGGCAAAATCGCCCTCGTCACCGGAGCCTCACAGGGCATTGGCCGCGCCATCGCGCTCGAACTCGCCGCCCAGGGAGCCACCGTCGCCCTCGCCGCCCGTTCCGCAGAAAAACTGGAAGCCGTCGCCGCAGAGATCGCCGCCGCTGGTGGAACCGCGCGCGCCTACTCGCTCGACGTCGCCAGCGAAGACTCCATCAAGACCACCGCCAAGCAGATCATCGCCGACCTCGGCACCGTCCACATCCTCGTCAACAACGCGGGCATCACCAAGGACGGCCTCGCCCTCCGCATGAAGCTCGCTGACTTCAACGACGTGCTCAACACCAACCTCACCGGCGCCTTCCTGCTCACCCAGGCCGTCATTTCCAGCATGATGAAGAACCGCTGGGGCCGCATCATCAACATCACCTCGGTCGTCGGCGAAACCGGCGCCGCAGGCCAGGTCAACTACTCAGCCTCGAAGGCTGGCATGATCGGCATGACGAAGTCCTTCGCCCGCGAGTTCGCCTCGCGCGGCATCACGGTGAACGCGGTCGCCCCCGGCTTCATCGAAACCCCGATGACCCACGTCCTCACCGACGACCAGAAGTCCGGCATCCTCTCGCAGATCCCGCTCGCCCGCTACGGCGCCGACTCCGACATCGCCGCCGCGGTCACTTTCCTCGCCAGCGACAACGCGGGCTACATCACCGGCCACACCCTCGACGTCAACGGCGGCATGTACATGGGCTAA
- a CDS encoding AraC family transcriptional regulator has translation MDPFLDLIQLLRPAATLFTRVEATGSWGLAFHQRDDLLFCWVERGECLLTRPGEETLSLRTDDFVLIRTSTPFALVSDLHANPTDSETVLARAAAIATLGNKPSPEVILRGGKFLFDSANEALLTGLLPQVLHLSADTLASERVRTLLRMNEAESTVPGPGSDFVITRLMELLLVELLRGRATPAESMQPGLVAGLADAVIAQALIAMHSAVARSWTTAKLARLCGISRSALAARFSRVVGLGPIAYLQRWRIALAKDELRQGQRNIDEIARLIGFQSASAFSTAFKRAEGCSPRVFTQIHLRR, from the coding sequence ATGGACCCTTTTCTCGACCTCATCCAGCTTCTGCGCCCCGCCGCCACGCTCTTCACGCGTGTCGAGGCCACCGGGAGCTGGGGGCTTGCCTTTCATCAGCGCGACGACCTCCTCTTCTGCTGGGTCGAGCGCGGCGAGTGCTTGCTCACGCGTCCCGGCGAGGAAACACTGTCGCTTCGCACCGACGACTTCGTCCTTATCCGCACCTCAACGCCGTTTGCTCTCGTCTCCGACCTTCACGCAAACCCCACGGACAGTGAAACCGTGCTCGCCAGGGCTGCCGCCATCGCGACGCTCGGCAACAAGCCTTCGCCCGAGGTCATTCTCCGCGGCGGCAAATTCCTCTTCGACTCCGCCAATGAAGCGCTGCTCACCGGCCTGCTGCCGCAGGTGCTGCATCTCAGCGCGGACACGCTCGCCTCCGAACGCGTCCGCACCCTGCTTCGAATGAACGAAGCGGAGTCCACCGTTCCCGGCCCAGGCAGCGATTTCGTGATCACACGTCTGATGGAACTGCTGCTCGTCGAACTCCTGCGCGGTCGAGCGACACCAGCGGAATCCATGCAACCAGGCCTCGTCGCGGGCCTAGCCGATGCCGTCATTGCGCAGGCTCTCATCGCGATGCACAGTGCTGTCGCGCGTTCGTGGACCACGGCGAAACTTGCGCGCCTCTGCGGCATCTCACGTTCTGCCCTCGCCGCGCGCTTTTCCCGCGTCGTAGGACTCGGTCCGATTGCCTATCTACAACGCTGGCGCATCGCTCTCGCCAAAGATGAATTACGCCAAGGCCAACGCAACATCGACGAGATCGCTCGACTCATCGGCTTCCAATCTGCGAGCGCGTTCAGTACCGCTTTTAAACGAGCCGAAGGCTGCTCACCCCGCGTCTTTACTCAAATCCATCTGCGGCGATGA
- the recA gene encoding recombinase RecA: MADDRSKAIETALSALEKQFGKGSVMRLGAKDAVVPISVISTGSISFDAALGVGGVPRGRVIEVFGPESSGKTTITLQIIAEAQKAGGLAAFVDAEHALDPVYAKKLGVDVDNLLVSQPDYGEQALEITEALVRSGAVDVLVVDSVAALVPKAELDGEMGDSHVGLQARLMSQALRKLTGTVSKSRTCLIFINQIREKIGVMFGNPETTTGGRALKFYSSVRIDIRRIGAVKEGDVVVGSRTKVKIVKNKVAAPFRDAEFDIMYGEGISREGDTLDLAVVNNIVDKSGAWYSYQGERIGQGRENVRNFLKENTDTFARIDAELRKKLGIKPANVADMPEAPAEGAAQAEAVVRGRKG; encoded by the coding sequence GTGGCAGACGACCGCAGCAAAGCAATTGAAACCGCACTTTCGGCGCTGGAAAAGCAGTTTGGTAAGGGTTCCGTGATGCGGCTTGGCGCGAAGGATGCCGTCGTGCCGATTTCAGTGATTTCAACGGGTTCGATCTCGTTCGATGCAGCCCTGGGCGTGGGTGGCGTGCCGCGTGGACGCGTGATTGAGGTCTTTGGGCCGGAGTCGTCCGGTAAGACGACGATCACGCTGCAGATCATTGCTGAGGCGCAGAAGGCCGGTGGTCTGGCGGCGTTTGTGGATGCCGAGCATGCTCTCGATCCGGTTTATGCGAAGAAGCTTGGCGTGGACGTGGACAATCTACTGGTCAGCCAGCCGGATTACGGCGAGCAGGCGCTGGAGATTACGGAAGCCCTGGTTCGTTCGGGCGCGGTCGATGTGCTGGTAGTGGATTCGGTCGCTGCGCTGGTACCGAAGGCTGAACTTGATGGCGAGATGGGCGATTCGCACGTTGGTCTGCAAGCACGACTGATGTCGCAGGCCCTGCGTAAGCTGACCGGAACTGTCTCGAAGTCGCGTACCTGTCTGATCTTCATCAACCAGATTCGCGAGAAGATTGGCGTGATGTTTGGCAATCCTGAAACGACGACCGGTGGCCGTGCGCTGAAGTTCTATTCATCGGTGCGTATCGACATCCGCCGTATTGGCGCGGTGAAGGAAGGCGACGTTGTCGTCGGTTCGCGTACGAAGGTGAAGATTGTGAAGAACAAGGTGGCGGCTCCGTTCCGCGATGCCGAGTTCGACATCATGTACGGCGAAGGCATTTCGCGTGAAGGCGATACGCTGGATCTTGCAGTGGTGAACAATATTGTGGACAAGTCGGGTGCGTGGTACTCCTACCAGGGTGAGCGCATTGGGCAGGGCCGCGAGAACGTTCGCAACTTCCTGAAGGAGAATACTGACACGTTTGCACGCATCGATGCAGAGCTTCGGAAGAAGCTTGGGATCAAGCCTGCGAACGTTGCGGATATGCCTGAAGCCCCGGCAGAAGGCGCTGCCCAGGCAGAAGCCGTGGTCCGTGGCCGCAAAGGATAG
- a CDS encoding Orn/Lys/Arg decarboxylase N-terminal domain-containing protein, producing the protein MSDKRWVLLIASEVGRTDSVSDRAMERLVDAIGDEGYEVVRTTSPEDGISLVNSDPSYSAILLDWDLETNSQFEERAALDIIRGVRHRNKKVPIFLIADRTLVSELPLEVVKQVHEYIHLFGDTPAFIASRLDTAIERYHEQLLPPYFRELVKYNDQSAYSWDAPGHMGGVAFLKHPVGQEFHRFFGENLLRSDLGISSAPLGSWLDHIGPPGDSERNAARIFGADWTFYVLGGSSTSNQIVGHGVIAQDDIVLADANCHKSICHSLTVTGARPVYFKPTRNGYGMIGLVPLKRFTPESVQELIQRSPSSAGAHSQQPTYAVITNSTYDGLCYNVDQVVEQLRDSVARVHFDEAWYAYAKFHPIYRSRYAMGVPEEMENRPTIFSVQSTHKMLAAFSMGSMVHVKLSDTDPLDFHQFNEAFMMHGTTSPFYPLIASLDVAAAMMDEPAGPTLMDETLADAISFRQAMSSVARRLLLETDNGPTWFFDVYQPEHVTDPATGENILFEDAEDELLATEPSCWLVKGNDEWHGFSGLDSPDDYCMLDPAKVTILTPGVNAQGIMSDWGIPGAILTEFLDSRHVEIARTGDYTVLVLFSVGTSKGKWGSLLENLFEFKRLYDTDAPLLEALPELVQKFPARYRNLSLRELSEEMHEAMIELNLPGLVNAACDEDFDPVLTPAQTYQKLVRQETERIPFREMAGRIAAVMLVPYPPGIPMSMPGERFGGPKSPVIKLILAMEEFSKRFPGFEREVHGIEVDEDGSYWMRAVIEDGKPAPKTRRKPTETKDPVEANRLPSRPVRRSTE; encoded by the coding sequence ATGAGCGACAAGCGTTGGGTGTTGTTGATTGCCAGTGAAGTCGGCCGAACCGACTCGGTCTCCGACCGGGCCATGGAGCGTCTCGTCGACGCCATCGGCGACGAAGGCTACGAGGTCGTCCGTACCACCTCGCCCGAAGACGGCATCTCGCTCGTCAACTCCGACCCCAGCTACTCGGCCATCCTCCTCGACTGGGACCTCGAGACCAACTCGCAGTTCGAAGAACGCGCCGCGCTCGACATCATCCGCGGCGTGCGTCACCGCAACAAGAAGGTGCCGATCTTCCTCATCGCCGACCGCACCCTCGTCTCCGAACTCCCGCTCGAAGTCGTCAAGCAGGTCCACGAGTACATCCACCTCTTCGGCGACACCCCGGCCTTCATCGCCTCGCGTCTCGACACCGCCATCGAGCGCTACCACGAGCAGCTTCTGCCGCCGTACTTCCGCGAGCTCGTCAAGTACAACGACCAGTCCGCCTACTCCTGGGACGCGCCCGGACACATGGGAGGCGTCGCCTTCCTCAAGCACCCCGTCGGGCAGGAGTTCCATCGCTTCTTCGGCGAAAACCTCCTCCGCTCCGACCTCGGCATCTCCTCTGCCCCGCTCGGCTCGTGGCTCGATCACATCGGGCCTCCGGGCGACTCCGAGCGCAACGCCGCGCGCATTTTCGGCGCCGACTGGACCTTCTACGTCCTCGGCGGCTCCAGCACCTCGAACCAGATCGTCGGCCACGGCGTCATCGCGCAGGACGACATCGTGCTCGCCGACGCGAACTGCCACAAGAGCATCTGTCACTCGCTGACCGTCACCGGCGCGCGCCCCGTGTACTTCAAGCCGACGCGTAATGGCTACGGCATGATCGGCCTCGTGCCGCTCAAGCGCTTCACGCCGGAGTCCGTGCAGGAGCTCATCCAGCGCAGCCCGTCCTCCGCTGGCGCGCACTCGCAGCAGCCCACCTACGCGGTCATCACGAACTCCACCTACGACGGCCTTTGCTACAACGTCGATCAGGTCGTCGAGCAGCTCCGCGACTCCGTCGCCCGCGTGCACTTCGACGAAGCCTGGTACGCCTACGCGAAGTTCCACCCCATCTATCGTTCGCGCTACGCGATGGGCGTGCCCGAAGAGATGGAGAACCGCCCCACCATCTTCTCCGTGCAGTCCACGCACAAGATGCTCGCGGCCTTTTCGATGGGTTCGATGGTCCACGTCAAGCTCTCCGACACTGACCCGCTCGACTTCCACCAGTTCAACGAAGCCTTCATGATGCACGGCACCACCTCGCCGTTCTATCCGCTCATCGCTTCCCTCGACGTCGCCGCCGCCATGATGGACGAGCCCGCCGGCCCCACGCTCATGGACGAAACCCTCGCCGACGCCATCAGCTTCCGCCAGGCCATGAGCTCCGTTGCGCGCCGCCTGCTGCTCGAAACCGACAACGGCCCAACGTGGTTCTTCGACGTCTACCAGCCCGAGCACGTCACCGACCCGGCCACCGGCGAAAACATCCTCTTCGAGGACGCAGAGGACGAGCTCCTCGCCACCGAGCCCTCCTGCTGGCTCGTCAAGGGCAACGACGAGTGGCACGGATTCTCCGGCCTCGACTCGCCCGACGACTACTGCATGCTCGACCCGGCGAAGGTCACCATCCTCACCCCCGGCGTCAACGCGCAGGGCATCATGAGCGACTGGGGTATACCCGGTGCCATCCTCACCGAGTTCCTCGACTCTCGCCACGTAGAAATCGCCCGTACCGGCGACTACACCGTGCTCGTGCTCTTCTCCGTCGGCACCTCGAAGGGCAAGTGGGGCTCGCTGCTCGAAAACCTCTTCGAGTTCAAGCGCCTCTACGACACCGACGCTCCACTCCTCGAAGCTCTGCCCGAGCTGGTGCAGAAGTTCCCCGCCCGCTACCGCAATCTCTCCCTGCGGGAACTCTCCGAAGAGATGCACGAGGCGATGATCGAACTCAACCTCCCCGGCCTGGTCAACGCTGCCTGCGACGAAGACTTCGACCCCGTCCTGACGCCTGCGCAGACCTACCAGAAGCTCGTCCGTCAGGAAACCGAGCGCATCCCCTTCCGCGAAATGGCTGGCCGCATCGCCGCCGTGATGCTCGTGCCCTACCCGCCGGGAATCCCAATGTCGATGCCCGGCGAACGCTTCGGCGGCCCGAAGTCGCCGGTCATCAAGCTAATCCTCGCGATGGAAGAGTTCTCCAAGCGCTTCCCCGGCTTCGAACGCGAGGTTCATGGCATCGAGGTCGACGAAGACGGTAGCTACTGGATGCGCGCCGTAATCGAAGACGGCAAACCCGCCCCGAAGACCAGGCGCAAGCCCACCGAAACGAAGGATCCGGTAGAAGCCAACCGCCTCCCCAGCCGCCCGGTACGCCGCTCGACCGAATAG
- a CDS encoding GxxExxY protein produces MTSERLNEIAKNVLDAAFRVHTAFGPGMLESAYVACLIFELAKAGLAFRTEVPVPVIYEGVKLSDVGFKIDILVEEELVLEIKSVEAIAPVHLSQLVSYLKLSERRLGLLINFNVERLRDGIYRRVNGF; encoded by the coding sequence ATGACAAGCGAGCGACTAAACGAGATTGCAAAAAATGTGCTGGATGCGGCCTTTCGTGTCCACACAGCGTTTGGTCCTGGGATGCTTGAGAGTGCTTATGTGGCTTGCCTGATTTTTGAGTTGGCGAAGGCCGGGTTGGCTTTTAGGACAGAAGTGCCTGTGCCCGTGATCTATGAAGGCGTAAAGCTTTCGGATGTTGGTTTCAAGATTGACATCCTTGTCGAAGAGGAACTGGTTCTTGAGATCAAGTCCGTGGAAGCCATTGCCCCCGTCCACCTTTCACAGCTGGTGTCTTATTTGAAGCTTTCGGAGAGGCGGCTTGGGCTGCTGATCAACTTCAACGTTGAACGGTTGCGGGATGGAATCTATCGTCGGGTAAATGGATTCTGA
- a CDS encoding queuosine precursor transporter, whose protein sequence is MQTRFRYLDALTTSFVVILLVANLVAQKLVRIGPFGPIPAFTTSGAMVLFPITYIFGDIFTEIYGYAASRRAIWLGFCGTALMYGVSALVIALPADPEFHHQQAFVTVFGILPRLLIASLAAFWAGEFANSFTMAKLKVLTNGRWLWTRTVGSTVVGQAVDTTLVILIAFGGSVSWHKLANIIITGYLLKVAYEVLATPFTYLVINGLKRAEGIDTFDTRTNFNPFRFGGSASGKP, encoded by the coding sequence ATGCAGACCCGCTTCCGCTATCTCGACGCGCTCACGACCTCCTTCGTCGTCATTCTTCTTGTCGCGAACCTCGTCGCGCAGAAGCTTGTCCGCATCGGCCCGTTCGGGCCCATCCCGGCGTTCACCACCTCGGGCGCGATGGTCCTCTTCCCCATTACCTACATCTTCGGCGACATCTTCACGGAGATTTACGGTTACGCGGCCAGCCGCCGCGCCATCTGGCTGGGCTTCTGCGGCACAGCGCTCATGTACGGCGTCTCCGCGCTGGTCATCGCGCTGCCAGCCGACCCTGAGTTCCACCACCAGCAGGCATTCGTTACAGTCTTCGGCATCCTGCCGCGCCTGCTCATCGCCAGCCTCGCCGCGTTCTGGGCGGGCGAGTTCGCCAACAGCTTCACCATGGCCAAGCTAAAGGTCCTCACAAACGGCCGCTGGCTCTGGACGCGTACGGTCGGCTCCACAGTCGTCGGACAGGCTGTCGACACGACCCTTGTCATCCTGATCGCGTTCGGCGGCAGCGTCTCCTGGCACAAGCTCGCAAACATCATCATCACGGGCTACCTGCTGAAGGTCGCCTACGAGGTGCTTGCCACACCGTTCACCTATCTCGTAATCAATGGGCTGAAGCGGGCGGAGGGCATCGATACCTTCGACACTCGGACGAACTTCAATCCGTTTCGATTTGGCGGCTCCGCAAGCGGAAAGCCTTGA